In Mustela nigripes isolate SB6536 chromosome 2, MUSNIG.SB6536, whole genome shotgun sequence, a single window of DNA contains:
- the ARL14 gene encoding ADP-ribosylation factor-like protein 14, with translation MGLLSSKNPKTKQARILLLGLDSAGKSTLLYKLKFAKDITTVPTIGFNVEMIELEKSFSLTVWDVGGQEKMRTVWEYYCENTDGLMYVVDSTDKQRLEDSRRELKHILKNEHIKNVPVVLLANKQDVPGALTAEDITRMFRVKQLCSDRNWYVQPCCAITGDGLMDGFRKLTEFVKSHVKSRGDTLAFFR, from the coding sequence atGGGTCTACTGAGTTctaaaaaccccaaaaccaagcAAGCCCGgattcttcttctgggacttgaCTCAGCCGGGAAGTCTACACTCCTTTACAAATTAAAGTTTGCTAAGGATATTACTACCGTCCCAACAATAGGTTTCAACGTGGAGATGATCGAGTTGGAAAAGAGTTTTTCACTCACAGTCTGGGATGTTGGAGGACAGGAGAAAATGAGAACTGTGTGGGAGTATTACTGTGAGAACACCGATGGGCTGATGTATGTTGTGGATAGTACGGACAAGCAGCGACTGGAAGACTCCAGGAGAGAGCTAAAGCACATTTTGAAGAATGAACACATTAAAAATGTGCCTGTTGTCCTGTTAGCCAACAAACAGGATGTGCCTGGAGCTCTGACTGCCGAGGACATCACCAGAATGTTCAGAGTGAAGCAGCTCTGCAGTGACCGGAACTGGTATGTACAGCCCTGCTGTGCCATCACTGGGGATGGACTGATGGACGGGTTCAGGAAACTGACTGAATTTGTGAAAAGCCATGTGAAATCAAGAGGAGACACTTTAGCATTCTTTAGGTAG